One window of Neorhodopirellula lusitana genomic DNA carries:
- a CDS encoding ATP-dependent RNA helicase translates to MSLPIESVLDPLVNALKYNRCVVLKAPPGAGKTTGVPPAILRHCVSPAFPKGQIWVIQPRRLAARSVASWLARTCGESVGETYGYHVRLDRKESKATRVLSMTTGMFLRRMQSDPMLEGVACVVFDEFHERTLDIDVAFALTTRLRQELRPELRLVIMSATLDPQPILDYLNCPSADADPAAPSDAVTEAIGSEWIGSEAIGLECEGRSYPVEVTYHPGNARDRLENRMLGGIQSAWQQTDGHVLAFLPGVGEIERAIRSIQGSPIASQAAVMPLHGSLSPKAQDAVLTHTDGQRKIIVATNIAETSVTVPGVTAVVDSGLAKTSVMDSRLGLSRLEITPISIASADQRAGRAGRTSAGACVRIWDQAANRSRLPYDAPEISRSDLSDVVLMLASLGETDLAAIGWLTPPPEHAIKAAQDLLQQLEALDANGSITDRGRAMAGLPLHPRIACFVIEAVTVANFSKREVAIAAALLSERDPFSTAGNQQSRLSLVEKIQRVQQDRGNANSRNPVSLGTIRSVAKQIERAIGDLPVSPVEGSDPSSRPDASPLERWAGALLAAYPDRVVLRRDDDPDRGRMVGGRGVMGLSAFDETATPSPLMLCIDVDGAGKESRVRSAVPIDPTQLNPHAVQEMVSVEFDVASESVRGRLVRSYVDLVLKQTPASAKDSEEASTCLYEAAKRCLADPELLGKITPPTRAGSEDSMAAIMERVRRVVAAENEGKPADVDDSLAADGISKDPLKDVLRQLCQGRLSFAELRKAPWKDYLIGQIGYDRWQDIQREAPTHLLLPSGNRAAVHYVTDKPPWIEAKIQECFGWQKTPRILMGRVAVQLHLLGPNRRPQQITEDLESFWANTYGEIRKELRRRYPKHYWPEDPTTAKATHNGLKPR, encoded by the coding sequence TTGTCGTTACCGATTGAGTCCGTTCTTGATCCACTTGTCAATGCGCTGAAGTACAACCGTTGCGTCGTCTTGAAGGCTCCGCCGGGTGCCGGTAAGACGACTGGGGTGCCGCCCGCAATCTTGCGGCATTGTGTGTCGCCCGCGTTTCCCAAGGGCCAGATTTGGGTGATCCAGCCCCGCCGGCTTGCTGCCCGGTCAGTGGCCAGTTGGTTGGCCCGCACTTGTGGCGAATCGGTTGGCGAAACTTACGGCTACCACGTTCGGCTCGACCGCAAGGAGTCCAAAGCCACACGCGTTTTGTCGATGACGACCGGCATGTTCTTGCGCCGGATGCAAAGCGATCCGATGCTCGAAGGAGTCGCTTGTGTTGTGTTCGATGAATTTCACGAACGGACGCTCGACATTGACGTGGCCTTCGCGCTGACCACACGTTTGCGACAAGAGCTGCGTCCGGAGCTTCGACTGGTGATCATGTCCGCCACGCTCGATCCCCAGCCGATCTTGGACTATTTGAATTGCCCGTCGGCTGATGCGGATCCCGCTGCCCCTTCTGATGCCGTTACCGAGGCGATCGGTTCTGAGTGGATCGGCTCTGAGGCGATTGGTCTGGAGTGCGAAGGTCGCTCTTACCCGGTGGAGGTCACCTATCATCCTGGCAACGCCCGTGATCGGCTTGAAAACCGGATGCTCGGTGGGATCCAGTCCGCGTGGCAGCAAACCGATGGGCATGTGCTCGCATTCCTGCCGGGCGTTGGCGAGATCGAACGTGCGATTCGTTCGATCCAAGGCTCACCGATCGCTTCCCAAGCCGCCGTCATGCCGCTGCATGGCAGTCTGTCACCCAAGGCTCAAGACGCCGTGCTGACGCATACGGACGGCCAGCGGAAGATCATTGTCGCCACCAATATCGCGGAGACTTCCGTGACGGTTCCTGGGGTCACCGCAGTGGTCGATAGCGGGCTGGCCAAAACATCGGTCATGGATTCGCGTCTTGGTTTGTCGCGTTTGGAGATCACGCCGATCTCAATCGCGTCCGCCGACCAGCGTGCGGGGCGGGCCGGGCGAACCTCCGCGGGCGCTTGCGTGCGGATCTGGGATCAGGCTGCCAATCGATCTCGGTTGCCGTATGATGCGCCAGAGATATCGCGGTCGGACCTAAGTGACGTGGTGTTGATGTTGGCCAGTCTCGGTGAGACCGATTTGGCGGCCATCGGCTGGCTGACACCGCCGCCGGAACACGCGATCAAGGCGGCCCAGGATTTGTTGCAGCAGCTGGAGGCGTTGGATGCCAATGGCAGCATCACGGATCGAGGGCGAGCGATGGCAGGATTGCCGCTGCACCCGCGTATTGCGTGTTTTGTGATCGAGGCCGTGACGGTTGCGAACTTCTCCAAACGTGAGGTCGCGATTGCGGCTGCGTTGTTGAGTGAACGAGATCCGTTTTCGACGGCCGGAAATCAGCAATCCCGTTTGTCGCTGGTCGAGAAGATCCAGCGGGTTCAACAGGACCGGGGGAATGCCAATTCGCGGAATCCAGTTTCGCTGGGCACGATTCGTTCGGTTGCCAAGCAGATTGAAAGGGCGATTGGCGATCTTCCCGTCTCCCCGGTTGAAGGATCTGACCCGTCGTCTCGACCGGATGCTTCACCGCTGGAAAGATGGGCGGGTGCGTTACTCGCTGCCTATCCAGACCGAGTCGTGTTACGGCGTGACGACGATCCTGACCGAGGCCGGATGGTGGGCGGTCGAGGCGTGATGGGGCTTTCCGCCTTCGATGAAACTGCCACGCCATCCCCGCTGATGTTGTGCATTGACGTGGATGGTGCTGGCAAGGAATCGCGAGTCCGTTCGGCGGTCCCGATCGATCCAACGCAGCTAAACCCGCACGCCGTCCAAGAAATGGTGTCGGTGGAGTTTGACGTCGCCAGCGAGTCGGTGCGAGGCCGCTTGGTGCGTTCCTATGTCGATCTCGTTCTGAAGCAGACACCCGCGTCCGCAAAGGACAGCGAGGAGGCGTCAACCTGCTTGTATGAGGCAGCCAAGCGTTGCCTGGCCGATCCCGAGTTGTTGGGCAAGATCACTCCACCAACCCGGGCGGGAAGTGAAGATTCCATGGCCGCCATCATGGAACGCGTCCGTCGGGTTGTCGCGGCGGAGAACGAAGGGAAGCCAGCGGACGTCGACGATTCCCTGGCTGCCGATGGCATTTCCAAGGACCCGCTCAAAGACGTGCTGCGGCAATTGTGTCAGGGCCGGTTGTCCTTTGCCGAACTTCGGAAGGCACCATGGAAGGACTACTTGATCGGTCAGATTGGATACGATCGGTGGCAGGACATCCAGCGTGAGGCCCCGACTCATTTGCTGCTCCCCAGCGGCAATCGGGCTGCGGTTCATTACGTGACCGACAAGCCGCCCTGGATCGAAGCAAAGATCCAGGAGTGTTTCGGTTGGCAGAAAACGCCTCGCATCCTGATGGGACGCGTTGCGGTGCAGTTGCATCTGCTGGGCCCCAACCGCCGGCCTCAACAAATCACCGAGGACCTTGAAAGCTTCTGGGCGAACACCTACGGCGAGATCCGTAAAGAGCTACGGCGTCGGTACCCGAAGCACTATTGGCCCGAAGACCCGACCACTGCCAAGGCCACGCACAATGGCCTAAAGCCGCGCTGA